The Ranitomeya imitator isolate aRanImi1 chromosome 3, aRanImi1.pri, whole genome shotgun sequence genome has a window encoding:
- the TMEM81 gene encoding transmembrane protein 81, producing the protein MERLRKQDMVIVSYLFLILFEISDTRELFTVTIPQEWEGVSMRAVVETTECSVTCGTGSKREKRCLVDRSGVHTNCEVVMVECLSNWLCGTKVYTLRDGERLTMDCQIPKSSNFISDLKFYFWKKAAGVVSVNDNYFRTLKVRDSSITFQSIQEKDAGTYRCDVQRDGDMKIVKRIYFAVRVITPGIIDINFDKNVISKTKLEALAQEHNSLGAKKLIEKYGRTSTYVIIGSAIGILIGIVVLVFCRCNFRSKNEDSTEL; encoded by the coding sequence ATGGAACGTTTAAGAAAACAAGACATGGTTATAGTGTCCTACTTGTTTCTGATCCTATTTGAGATTTCTGACACCAGAGAGCTTTTTACTGTGACGATACCACAGGAATGGGAAGGTGTCTCTATGAGGGCCGTCGTAGAAACCACAGAATGTAGCGTGACATGTGGAACAGGCAGCAAGAGAGAAAAACGGTGCCTTGTGGACAGATCCGGCGTCCATACAAACTGTGAAGTGGTGATGGTGGAATGTCTGAGTAATTGGCTGTGTGGTACAAAAGTGTACACTTTGAGGGATGGTGAACGTCTCACTATGGACTGTCAGATTCCAAAATCCTCCAATTTTATCAGTGACCTCAAGTTTTACTTCTGGAAGAAAGCAGCCGGTGTTGTGAGCGTTAATGATAACTACTTCCGAACACTGAAAGTTAGGGATTCCTCCATCACATTTCAATCCATACAGGAAAAAGATGCTGGAACGTATCGCTGTGATGTGCAAAGAGACGGGGATATGAAAATAGTTAAACGCATTTACTTTGCTGTTAGGGTCATTACCCCTGGTATTATCGATATCAACTTCGACAAGAACGTCATCAGCAAAACCAAATTGGAAGCTTTGGCACAAGAGCATAATTCACTGGGTGCAAAGAAATTAATTGAAAAGTATGGCAGAACATCCACCTATGTAATAATTGGGAGTGCTATAGGAATACTAATAGGGattgttgttttagtgttctgcCGATGCAACTTTAGATCCAAAAATGAGGACTCTACTGAATTGTAG